The proteins below come from a single Leifsonia sp. 1010 genomic window:
- a CDS encoding type 4a pilus biogenesis protein PilO, whose product MDKNRIWIIGSVLVAVAIVVGGWFLAIAPQLGVAAQATLQRAQVDQQNAQYTAQLRSLQAAHAKLPQTEQQLAELAKAIPADAGLPAFYEELNSVAASAGVTVTKVTPSDAVPYIAPTAPAAQPAAAAPSGSPTPAPTPTPTPTATPTPAPSPTAVPGMPPVQDARVTAENLSLIPLVVTVSGPSNSIQAFVKGMQSGDRLFLVTGVSISASTSGPAYEGRLSGYLFALAKAETVPTEGK is encoded by the coding sequence ATGGACAAGAACAGGATCTGGATCATCGGCTCCGTCCTCGTAGCAGTTGCTATCGTCGTCGGCGGCTGGTTCCTCGCGATCGCTCCGCAGCTCGGAGTGGCCGCTCAGGCGACGCTCCAGCGTGCTCAGGTCGACCAGCAGAATGCGCAATACACCGCCCAGCTGCGCTCTCTTCAGGCCGCGCACGCCAAGCTTCCCCAGACGGAACAGCAGCTCGCGGAACTGGCCAAGGCGATTCCGGCCGATGCGGGACTCCCTGCTTTCTACGAGGAGCTCAATTCGGTCGCGGCGAGCGCCGGGGTGACGGTGACCAAGGTCACTCCGTCCGACGCCGTGCCCTACATCGCTCCCACTGCACCGGCCGCGCAGCCCGCTGCCGCCGCGCCATCCGGGTCGCCCACACCTGCACCGACCCCGACCCCGACTCCGACCGCGACTCCGACGCCCGCGCCTAGTCCGACTGCTGTACCGGGAATGCCGCCGGTTCAGGACGCCCGCGTAACTGCCGAGAACCTTTCGCTCATCCCGCTGGTGGTGACGGTCTCGGGACCCAGCAATTCGATTCAGGCCTTCGTCAAGGGTATGCAGTCGGGTGACCGGCTGTTCCTTGTAACGGGGGTCTCCATCAGTGCGTCGACGTCGGGACCGGCGTATGAAGGCAGGCTGTCCGGATACCTGTTCGCCCTCGCCAAGGCGGAGACGGTGCCGACCGAGGGGAAGTAA
- a CDS encoding PilT/PilU family type 4a pilus ATPase, translating into MTNDDSWGGFPPPTAKPVYEIPVTPPGATAAGWTPGPGVPLAAPPTWGAPVDAVPAEPVAPAPVWPLDGTTTAAAPGYAPVEAVRLVPAGRRAAQPQEGTPEVVGAQIQGSAEPAPDELALLTPDERTALENADAELVAALREVVYRSASDLHVTAGSPPMVRIDGALTPAGASEPWSHDRTRSALFSLLTDRQRDMFSRELELDFAFTISANSRFRVNLYQQRGSVGAAFRLIPTEIKQLRDLGVPEQIARFAGLPRGLVLVTGPTGSGKSTTLAALIDLVNSTRADHIVTVEDPIEFMHKHKRAIVNQREVGHDTHSFNNALKHVLRQDPDVILIGELRDLETISVALTAAETGHLVFATLHTQDAAQTIDRVIDVFPPHQQDQVRAQLAGTLQGVVCQTLVKRASGRGRAVATEILMITPAIANLIREGKTYQIASMMQAGKDAGMHTMDQHLADLVNAGTITRAAAMEKAHDTEGIGRLIQRVDGAGGLGVPLASSGPDYGDTYSAGVR; encoded by the coding sequence ATGACGAACGACGACAGCTGGGGCGGCTTCCCGCCGCCGACGGCCAAGCCGGTCTACGAGATCCCGGTGACCCCACCAGGTGCGACCGCAGCGGGCTGGACGCCGGGCCCGGGCGTGCCGCTGGCCGCGCCGCCGACGTGGGGTGCGCCGGTGGATGCGGTGCCGGCGGAACCGGTGGCGCCCGCCCCGGTGTGGCCTCTCGACGGCACGACGACGGCAGCGGCTCCCGGATACGCGCCCGTGGAAGCCGTGCGATTGGTGCCCGCCGGGCGACGCGCGGCGCAGCCGCAAGAGGGCACTCCCGAGGTCGTCGGCGCTCAGATTCAGGGATCTGCGGAGCCGGCGCCCGACGAGCTGGCCCTGCTCACGCCGGATGAGCGTACGGCCTTGGAGAACGCGGACGCCGAATTGGTTGCGGCTTTGCGGGAGGTCGTCTACCGGAGTGCCTCGGATCTGCATGTCACCGCGGGCTCCCCACCGATGGTGCGGATCGACGGTGCGCTCACTCCTGCCGGCGCGAGCGAGCCGTGGAGTCACGACCGAACCAGGAGCGCGCTCTTCAGCCTCCTCACAGATCGTCAGCGAGACATGTTCTCGCGAGAGCTCGAGCTGGACTTCGCATTCACGATCTCTGCAAACTCCCGCTTCCGCGTCAACCTCTATCAGCAGCGCGGGTCGGTGGGTGCGGCCTTCCGACTGATTCCGACCGAGATCAAGCAGCTTCGCGATCTCGGGGTACCCGAGCAGATTGCACGCTTCGCCGGGCTTCCCCGAGGGTTGGTGCTGGTGACCGGCCCCACAGGCTCCGGAAAGTCCACGACCCTTGCGGCTCTCATCGACCTGGTGAACTCGACTCGCGCCGACCACATCGTGACCGTCGAAGACCCGATCGAGTTCATGCACAAGCACAAGCGGGCGATCGTCAACCAGCGTGAGGTCGGACACGACACCCACAGCTTCAACAACGCCCTCAAACACGTGCTCCGGCAGGATCCCGATGTGATCCTCATCGGAGAGCTTCGAGACCTCGAGACGATCTCCGTGGCTCTGACCGCGGCCGAGACCGGTCACCTGGTCTTCGCAACCCTCCACACTCAGGATGCGGCCCAGACGATCGACCGCGTCATCGACGTGTTCCCGCCGCACCAGCAGGACCAGGTGCGAGCGCAACTCGCGGGCACGCTGCAGGGCGTCGTGTGCCAGACACTGGTGAAGCGGGCTTCCGGCCGCGGCCGAGCGGTGGCGACGGAGATCCTGATGATCACGCCCGCCATCGCGAATCTGATTCGTGAGGGCAAGACCTACCAGATCGCCTCCATGATGCAGGCTGGTAAGGACGCGGGCATGCACACGATGGACCAGCATCTGGCAGACCTCGTCAACGCCGGCACGATCACGCGGGCGGCGGCGATGGAGAAGGCACACGATACAGAGGGCATCGGACGGCTCATCCAGCGCGTCGACGGTGCGGGCGGGCTCGGTGTGCCACTCGCTTCCAGCGGTCCCGACTACGGCGACACCTACTCCGCGGGGGTGAGGTAG
- a CDS encoding type II secretion system protein, whose translation MIIPRNLRQIETDDEGLTLVEVVIALFIFGIIATLVAYSLTSSLVRVRESRSREIAVNLAAQEIDYDRAISNVFSVDDDSWTKVVNGTTFTVTRDADWVPANNSTVACGAGGGTLQYKRVNVTVDWTGRTSGIDPVKSSSIVAPNNRINDPLLGTIIISVTSSTGAGTPGVTATVTASSTNPNGAVALAAQPPATDSNGCTYALKVTPGNYDVTLSTPNYVDISQNPNPVFKNLSVTKGGVSKAPFTYDNSGLFSLAYGGATVATNQAVTFVNAVGGVYTKTVGSAASVSLFPFGDGYSALAGAYVGPVGSNPTCLNVDPASWTTPASGDGATGKALHNGPGAAPGGSATLNVASGVVSVTGLAAGRYVTAVLQSPVNGTGDPGCATGTPNLKFGPATAGTMKYALPFGSWKLYSGTSSGSTSTSIPTSQMVPVTRAILTASQATITLDPRTVG comes from the coding sequence ATGATCATTCCGCGCAACCTCCGTCAGATCGAAACCGACGACGAGGGCCTCACACTCGTCGAGGTCGTGATTGCCCTCTTCATCTTCGGCATCATCGCCACCCTCGTCGCTTACTCGCTGACGAGTTCGCTCGTCCGCGTCCGCGAGTCGCGGTCGCGGGAGATCGCGGTCAACCTCGCGGCACAGGAGATCGACTACGACCGGGCTATCAGCAACGTGTTCTCCGTCGATGACGACTCATGGACCAAGGTGGTCAACGGAACCACGTTCACTGTCACACGTGACGCCGACTGGGTTCCTGCCAACAACAGCACGGTGGCGTGCGGCGCCGGCGGCGGGACGTTGCAGTACAAGCGGGTGAACGTCACGGTCGATTGGACGGGCCGCACGTCCGGCATCGATCCCGTGAAGTCCAGCAGCATCGTGGCGCCAAACAACCGGATCAACGATCCGCTCCTCGGCACGATCATCATCTCGGTCACCTCCTCTACCGGCGCCGGGACCCCCGGCGTGACTGCAACGGTGACCGCGTCGTCCACCAATCCGAACGGTGCAGTGGCGCTCGCCGCTCAGCCGCCCGCGACGGATTCGAACGGGTGCACCTATGCCCTGAAGGTCACACCTGGCAACTACGACGTGACACTGTCCACGCCGAACTACGTCGATATCTCCCAGAACCCGAACCCCGTGTTCAAGAACCTGTCGGTCACCAAGGGCGGAGTCAGCAAAGCCCCCTTCACATACGACAACAGCGGCTTGTTCTCGCTGGCATACGGCGGCGCGACCGTGGCGACGAACCAAGCGGTGACATTCGTCAACGCGGTAGGGGGTGTCTACACCAAGACGGTCGGGTCGGCGGCCTCCGTCAGTCTCTTCCCGTTCGGAGACGGGTATTCGGCCCTCGCCGGTGCTTATGTGGGGCCGGTTGGATCGAATCCCACATGCCTGAACGTTGATCCGGCCAGCTGGACGACGCCTGCGTCGGGCGACGGCGCAACCGGCAAGGCGTTGCATAACGGGCCCGGCGCAGCACCCGGCGGCTCCGCCACGCTCAACGTGGCATCCGGGGTGGTCTCCGTCACCGGGTTGGCCGCCGGTCGCTACGTGACGGCAGTCCTGCAGTCGCCCGTGAATGGCACAGGAGACCCGGGATGCGCCACCGGCACCCCGAACCTCAAGTTCGGTCCCGCTACCGCAGGAACGATGAAGTATGCGCTGCCGTTCGGATCGTGGAAGCTCTACTCCGGGACGTCATCGGGGAGCACTTCCACGTCGATCCCGACGAGCCAGATGGTTCCGGTGACCCGCGCGATCCTGACAGCGTCGCAGGCGACCATTACGCTCGACCCCAGGACGGTCGGCTGA
- a CDS encoding prepilin peptidase yields MIEQASTAVAVFLIAGAGVLGLLIGSFLNVVAYRVPAGRSVVAPASACPECGSPIRPWDNIPVLSWLVLRGRCRDCGSPISVRYPLVEAATGAAFAAVCWWSISFAGGLPGGPSVPAALQAVAFLLFAGASIVLALIDADTRRLPDIIVFPTLVSGLALLLSAAIVGGLWADAGRAAIGSLLLFAFYLVLALAYPGGMGFGDVKLAAVIGLYLGWLGWQDLLVGAFAAFVLGGLCAIVLLALNRVRRGSGIPFGPWMLAGCWVGVFWGDAIAHLYLSLVGLA; encoded by the coding sequence GTGATCGAGCAGGCGTCCACGGCTGTCGCCGTCTTCCTCATCGCCGGAGCCGGGGTACTCGGCCTGCTGATCGGGTCGTTCCTCAACGTCGTCGCCTACCGCGTGCCCGCGGGGCGTTCGGTCGTGGCTCCCGCGAGCGCATGCCCCGAGTGCGGATCCCCGATCCGGCCGTGGGACAACATCCCCGTGCTCTCCTGGCTCGTCCTCCGCGGCCGCTGCCGCGACTGCGGCAGTCCCATCTCGGTCCGGTACCCCTTGGTCGAGGCTGCGACGGGAGCTGCTTTCGCCGCCGTCTGCTGGTGGTCGATCTCGTTTGCCGGCGGCCTCCCCGGAGGACCGTCCGTTCCGGCGGCGCTCCAGGCGGTGGCCTTCCTGCTCTTCGCCGGGGCAAGCATCGTCCTCGCTTTGATCGATGCCGACACCAGGCGCCTGCCGGACATCATCGTCTTCCCGACGTTGGTCTCCGGCCTCGCGCTCCTCCTGAGCGCTGCGATCGTCGGCGGACTCTGGGCGGATGCCGGGCGCGCGGCGATCGGCTCGCTCCTCCTGTTCGCCTTCTATTTGGTACTGGCGCTCGCCTATCCCGGGGGTATGGGTTTCGGGGACGTGAAACTCGCGGCGGTCATCGGCCTCTATCTGGGGTGGCTGGGCTGGCAGGACCTGCTGGTCGGTGCGTTCGCTGCCTTCGTTCTGGGGGGACTGTGCGCGATCGTCCTCCTCGCCCTGAATCGGGTGCGGCGCGGAAGCGGCATCCCCTTCGGGCCGTGGATGCTGGCGGGTTGTTGGGTGGGCGTGTTCTGGGGCGACGCGATCGCCCATCTCTATCTGTCCCTCGTGGGACTGGCGTAA
- a CDS encoding type II secretion system F family protein yields the protein MAGAVTFAYRGRDAEGKIVTGKLDAQGQSAAVARLRTLGVSPISISEAPEGTGLNREINIGFGSGVKLKDLAVLSRQMATMIASGLSLLKTLSILAEQTENKKLGAIMEEVRDDVETGVSVSDALKKHERVFPPLMINMVRAGETGGFLDDAMESVAENFEKEVKLRSTIKSAMTYPVIVLAMSVIAVAAMLLFIVPVFEKMFSGLGAQLPLPTEILVVLSHAMVWIAPIAIVALIVFAIWWSRNRHTQEVRQRVDPLKLKVPVFGPLLKKIAIARFSRNLSNMIGAGVPILQALRIVGETSGNWVIEKSLIEVAESVRQGESIAKPLMAQPVFPTMVTQMIAVGEDSGSLETMLDKIADFYEQEVEAATEQLTAMIEPVLIAFLGVVIGGMVIALYMPIFQIGTLVK from the coding sequence GTGGCCGGCGCCGTCACCTTCGCGTACCGCGGCCGCGACGCGGAGGGCAAGATCGTCACCGGCAAGCTGGACGCTCAGGGCCAGTCGGCCGCTGTCGCGCGGCTGAGGACACTCGGCGTTTCTCCGATCTCCATTTCCGAGGCGCCGGAAGGCACCGGGCTCAACCGCGAGATCAACATCGGCTTCGGGAGCGGCGTCAAACTCAAGGATCTCGCCGTACTCAGCCGGCAGATGGCCACCATGATCGCTTCTGGTCTCTCCCTGCTGAAGACGCTCAGCATCCTCGCCGAGCAGACCGAGAACAAGAAACTCGGGGCGATCATGGAGGAGGTCCGGGACGATGTGGAGACAGGCGTCTCCGTCTCGGATGCTTTGAAGAAGCATGAGCGGGTGTTTCCACCGCTCATGATCAACATGGTGCGGGCAGGCGAGACCGGAGGGTTCCTCGACGACGCGATGGAGTCGGTCGCCGAGAACTTCGAGAAGGAGGTGAAGCTCCGGTCGACGATCAAGTCGGCCATGACCTACCCGGTCATCGTGCTCGCCATGTCCGTCATCGCCGTCGCTGCGATGCTGCTGTTCATCGTTCCCGTCTTCGAGAAGATGTTCTCCGGGCTGGGAGCGCAGCTCCCTCTCCCCACGGAGATCCTGGTGGTGCTGTCGCATGCGATGGTGTGGATCGCACCGATCGCGATCGTGGCTCTCATCGTGTTCGCGATCTGGTGGTCGCGCAATCGGCATACGCAGGAGGTCCGGCAGCGCGTCGATCCGCTGAAGCTGAAAGTGCCGGTCTTCGGCCCACTCCTCAAGAAGATCGCGATCGCGCGGTTCAGCCGAAATCTCTCGAACATGATCGGCGCCGGCGTGCCCATCCTTCAAGCGCTCAGGATCGTAGGAGAGACCAGTGGTAATTGGGTGATCGAGAAGTCGCTGATCGAGGTCGCCGAGTCCGTGCGCCAGGGCGAGTCCATCGCGAAACCGCTCATGGCCCAGCCGGTCTTCCCGACGATGGTCACACAGATGATCGCGGTCGGGGAGGATTCCGGCTCCCTGGAGACGATGCTGGACAAGATCGCGGATTTCTACGAGCAGGAGGTCGAAGCTGCGACGGAGCAGCTGACCGCGATGATCGAGCCGGTGCTCATCGCGTTCCTCGGTGTCGTCATCGGCGGCATGGTCATCGCGCTGTACATGCCCATCTTCCAGATCGGAACTCTGGTGAAATAA
- a CDS encoding GspE/PulE family protein, which translates to MASMTEILILHGHLPIEYLDRVATEPTADEAVVRELMARGAISSAQLARARAAQAGLSFVELADYPVDRAAVALIPGAICRRHTVLPIGTADGMIVVAMADPGNVFAIDDVRAASRLNVAAAVAEEADLRAAIDRYIRADDELSDLTSTLEEETAPSEDTAVSESSDDDAPIVRFVNLLVSQAIQDHASDIHIEPAEHDVRVRYRIDGVLHAMQSAPKSIQNGVISRLKIMSDIDIAERRKPQDGRMSVVHGGRQIDLRVATLPTVWGEKVVMRILDNTNTGMTLGDLNLLERNFETYRESYSKPYGMILVTGPTGSGKSTTLYTTLNAVARPEINVITVEDPVEYRMPGINQVQVNPKAGLTFASALRSILRSDPDVVLLGEIRDHETAQIAIEASLTGHLVLSTLHTNDAPSAVTRLTEMDIEPFLVGSALDCVVAQRLARRLCDRCKQPGAYAHDDLRRMRFPVSADGTPPTMFVPVGCPACSNTGYRGRIAVHEVMAVTEDIERLAVERASSAEIGRAAREQGMLTLREDGWEKVKLGLTSIEEILRVVA; encoded by the coding sequence GTGGCGTCCATGACCGAGATCCTCATCCTCCACGGCCACCTGCCGATCGAGTACCTCGACCGCGTAGCGACCGAGCCGACGGCCGATGAGGCCGTCGTCCGTGAGCTCATGGCGCGCGGCGCCATCTCCTCCGCCCAGCTGGCACGCGCCCGCGCCGCCCAGGCCGGTCTTTCGTTCGTCGAACTCGCGGACTATCCCGTCGATCGCGCGGCCGTCGCTCTCATCCCGGGCGCGATCTGCCGCCGCCATACGGTCCTCCCCATCGGGACGGCCGACGGGATGATCGTCGTCGCCATGGCAGACCCGGGCAACGTCTTCGCCATCGACGACGTGCGCGCTGCGTCACGGCTGAACGTCGCGGCTGCCGTCGCCGAGGAGGCCGACCTCCGCGCGGCGATCGACCGGTACATCCGGGCGGACGACGAGCTGAGCGACCTGACCTCCACCCTGGAAGAGGAGACCGCGCCGTCAGAGGACACGGCGGTGTCCGAGTCGTCGGACGACGACGCCCCGATCGTCCGCTTCGTGAATCTGCTGGTGAGCCAGGCGATCCAGGACCACGCATCCGACATCCACATCGAGCCGGCCGAGCACGATGTCCGGGTCCGTTACCGCATCGACGGTGTGCTCCACGCCATGCAGTCGGCGCCGAAGAGCATCCAGAACGGTGTCATCTCGCGCCTCAAGATCATGTCGGACATCGACATCGCGGAACGTCGCAAGCCGCAGGACGGCCGCATGTCGGTCGTGCACGGCGGCCGCCAGATCGATCTCCGTGTCGCCACGTTGCCGACGGTGTGGGGCGAAAAGGTCGTCATGCGAATCCTGGACAACACCAACACCGGCATGACGCTGGGGGACTTGAACCTGCTGGAGCGCAACTTCGAGACCTACCGGGAGTCGTACTCGAAGCCGTACGGAATGATCCTCGTCACCGGCCCGACGGGTTCCGGCAAGTCGACCACCCTCTACACGACGCTCAATGCGGTCGCGCGCCCGGAGATCAACGTCATCACCGTCGAGGACCCGGTCGAGTACCGCATGCCAGGCATCAACCAGGTGCAGGTGAACCCGAAGGCGGGCCTCACCTTCGCCAGCGCTCTGCGCAGCATCCTGCGCTCCGACCCGGACGTGGTGCTGCTGGGTGAGATCCGCGACCACGAGACCGCGCAGATCGCGATCGAGGCATCCCTCACCGGCCACCTCGTGCTGTCGACCCTGCACACCAACGACGCTCCCAGCGCCGTAACGCGACTGACCGAGATGGACATCGAGCCCTTCCTCGTCGGCTCCGCGCTCGACTGCGTGGTCGCCCAGCGCCTCGCCCGCCGCCTGTGCGACCGGTGCAAGCAGCCGGGGGCGTACGCACACGACGACCTGCGGCGGATGCGGTTCCCCGTATCCGCGGATGGCACGCCGCCGACGATGTTCGTCCCCGTCGGATGCCCTGCCTGCTCGAACACGGGCTACCGCGGCCGCATCGCGGTGCACGAGGTCATGGCGGTGACCGAGGACATCGAACGCCTCGCCGTCGAGCGTGCGTCGAGCGCCGAGATCGGCCGCGCAGCCCGTGAACAGGGGATGCTCACCCTGCGCGAGGACGGCTGGGAGAAGGTCAAGCTCGGCCTTACATCCATCGAAGAAATCCTGCGAGTGGTCGCCTAG
- a CDS encoding prepilin-type N-terminal cleavage/methylation domain-containing protein has protein sequence MYFRLMGKLNARRKGLLEEGEKGFTLIELLVVVIIIGILAAIAIPVYIGIQNNAKDSAVKSDLTNVKTALVAAYTNNPSATFPTTLTPATTIGSTTLGALGATSSATYGASGAPAAFTGSTFTNFCVSATSSDTNNPFHIDSKNGVSSGACTALPGN, from the coding sequence ATGTACTTCCGACTCATGGGCAAGCTCAACGCCCGTCGTAAGGGCCTCCTCGAGGAGGGCGAGAAGGGCTTCACCCTGATCGAGCTCCTCGTCGTGGTCATCATCATCGGCATCCTGGCTGCCATCGCCATTCCGGTTTATATCGGCATCCAGAACAACGCCAAGGACAGCGCGGTCAAGTCCGACCTGACCAACGTGAAGACGGCTCTGGTCGCTGCGTACACGAACAACCCCTCCGCCACCTTCCCGACCACGCTGACGCCGGCCACCACCATCGGCAGCACCACGCTGGGCGCCCTGGGCGCTACCTCCAGCGCGACCTACGGCGCCAGCGGCGCTCCTGCAGCCTTCACCGGCTCGACGTTCACCAACTTCTGCGTCAGCGCCACCAGCAGCGACACGAACAACCCGTTCCACATCGACTCGAAGAACGGCGTTTCCAGCGGCGCCTGCACCGCACTCCCGGGCAACTGA
- the pilM gene encoding type IV pilus assembly protein PilM: MVNRIVGVDIGTTSLRAVEIEGPDKAKPLFAGYAIVPLPPGAVDRGEVVEPNTVAQCLRQLWTKGKFKSRTAVLGMGNQRVLVRDLTVPYATRERIRETLPFQVQDMLPLPVSDALLDFYPVAESQSDTGPVLTGLLVAAVKDAVLGNVRATEKAGLRATDVDVIPFALARVLATRAQLGGTYALVDIGAATTNVVIVKDGVPQFVRIIPAGGADLTTALQSTLQVDAETAERQKREFGLLRRVESQEERAVSDVLVQTVGELLTSLRNTVNYYVNTRPEDRVEGIVLTGGGSLLAGLPEALAEMSRIPVHAGDPFRVVGLTRKVSAEALRIDRPSLSVALGLALRRAA, encoded by the coding sequence ATGGTGAACAGGATCGTCGGAGTGGACATCGGAACCACCTCGCTGCGGGCCGTCGAGATCGAAGGACCAGACAAGGCGAAGCCGCTGTTCGCGGGATATGCGATCGTGCCGTTACCGCCCGGCGCGGTCGACCGCGGCGAAGTGGTCGAGCCCAACACGGTCGCCCAATGCCTGAGGCAGCTGTGGACGAAGGGAAAGTTCAAGAGCCGCACGGCCGTCCTCGGCATGGGTAACCAGCGCGTCCTGGTTCGAGACCTCACCGTGCCGTATGCCACGCGCGAGAGAATTCGCGAGACGCTGCCGTTCCAGGTGCAGGACATGCTCCCGTTGCCGGTCAGCGACGCGCTGCTCGACTTCTACCCCGTTGCGGAGTCTCAGTCCGACACCGGCCCCGTACTCACCGGGCTGCTGGTGGCCGCTGTCAAGGACGCCGTGCTCGGCAACGTTCGTGCGACAGAGAAGGCCGGGCTACGGGCCACCGACGTCGATGTCATCCCCTTCGCGCTCGCGCGGGTGCTTGCGACGCGGGCACAGCTAGGCGGAACCTATGCACTGGTGGATATCGGCGCTGCGACCACGAACGTCGTCATCGTGAAGGACGGAGTGCCGCAGTTCGTCCGCATCATTCCCGCCGGTGGAGCGGACCTGACGACGGCTCTCCAGTCGACTCTTCAGGTGGACGCGGAGACCGCCGAGAGACAGAAACGCGAGTTCGGCCTCCTCCGCCGGGTGGAGTCCCAGGAGGAACGAGCTGTGTCGGACGTTCTCGTCCAGACAGTCGGCGAACTGCTCACGAGCCTCCGCAACACGGTCAATTACTACGTGAACACTCGACCCGAGGATCGGGTGGAAGGGATCGTCCTCACCGGCGGCGGATCTCTCCTGGCGGGTCTGCCTGAGGCGCTCGCGGAGATGTCGCGGATTCCGGTGCACGCCGGCGACCCGTTCCGGGTGGTGGGCCTGACGCGCAAGGTCTCCGCCGAAGCCCTCCGCATCGACCGTCCGTCACTCAGCGTAGCGCTCGGACTGGCACTGAGGAGGGCGGCATGA